The genomic region CTCGGGATCGGACACCGCTGGGCCACGCCCATCGCGAGCACATCCGCGACCTCTCGGTTGACCAAGTGCGAGAGATGTACCGGCAGGCCATCACTCGGCTCCTGAACGAAGTTGCGGAGACAGAGCAGTTCTTTCGAGCGGGGATCGTCGCGATCGACATTACCGAAGCTGACCCCTTCACAGGCGATCGAACTGGCTACGAGGATGAGATCATCGGAACGAAGGAGAAGAACGACGAATACGCCTACCAGTGGGCGACAGTCCAGTTAGTCGGGAATGCCGTTCCGATCGTTCTAGACGCGCAGCCAGTTCGGAAGGGTGAGCCCCGCTTAGAAATTGTCGAGGACCTCTTGGATTCTGCCGAGGAGATGGTTCACGTCGATAACGTGCTGATGGACCGAGAGTTCGACAGCCAGCACGTCCTGGAGATGCTCAGCCAACGTGGGCTTTCATACGTCGTGCCGAAGCGGATGCAGACCAGCGAGAAAGCCCAGGCCAAGCGATTGCTCCAGCGCGACCAAGACCGCTACGAGACCGACCGGAAGCTCCATCTCGGAAAGAATGAGTGGCACGAGACGACGCTGATCTACCGCCGGAAAGAGGACTCCGAGCACGACGATCATCGGCAGTACTCGGTGTTCATGACGAACCGGGGGAGCGGACACCTCACGGAGTACGGCTACCGGTGGGAAATCGAGAGTGGCTATCGATCGATAAAGCGGTTCATGGCGGCGACGACGTCGAAGAATTTCGGGCTCCGATTCTTCTACTTCGCATTCGCGTGTCTCTTGTACTCGATTTGGCGAGCGGTCGATTTGCTCGTCCAAGTCGAGCTGACGGGTGAGTATGAACATTCGTCGATCGTAACAGCCGACAATACGCTGACGCTGCTGAAGAAGGAAACTGGAATCGGATAGAGAGATACTCTGTCCGGGGCAATCCGGGTTCCTGAGTGGCAACACTGTCGGAGATCTTGGAAATTCACCGGTTTAGTTGGTAGTACGCCACCAGAAGACTATCGAGAGTAGATCCGAAGCAGCTTCGCCTCGAAAATTCGCCCGAAACCACGCATCACAGCCCCGCTAAACCCACTGTAGTCTCAACTTCCCCACTGCGACATTTTGTATAGCGATATGTAATTTATAGCATGGGGGATCTAGCCCATTTGTCCGTAATCAGCCGCTAGACGGGTGATCGGGGCAATATTGGAAATTTTTCTATCCACTTTGGATTAGTCGAGTAGTCACAAGTAGATTTTTGAGGGTCGCCGCTGTCGGTGAAGCTGAATCGATGGCACCGCCAGTTGATGGCCCGCAACCCGGGGAAATGACCGGCGATACACCACTCGACAAGCCACTGCCTGATTTCCTCGATGCTAAGGCGAAGACGATCGAAGAGACAGATTCGCCTGACGACGAGATCCACCGCTCAGGGAACTACGTTCAAGCGCTCGAACGCGTCGTCCCGGACTGGATTGAGTGGATGGACCGTCGCGGGGTGACCACTCTGGAAGCGCTCGATAGTCGGCATCTCGCCCGATACGCTGGCCATCTTACCCGGCGCGTGAATGCTCGACGGGCGAACGGTGATGCCGAGGGGATCACACCCGCTACCGCGTGGAACTACTACTCGCTCGTCTCTGCGTACCTCCATTATTGCCAGCAGTGGGAGTACATCGCAGAGAATCCGGCAGACACCGACCGGGCGAAAGACGAAATGCCTGACCGGCCCACGACGGATTCTGGGCAACAACAGTTCTGGTCTCAGCAACAGCGTGAGACCATTGTCTCGTACGTCGACGAACGAGCACACGACGCCATTGATGCGGATCCCCGGAATCGAGAGGCACTCACAGCCGCTCGTGACCGGGCGCTTGTCTACGTGCTTGGATTTTCAGGTGTCCGTGGCGCTGAGGTTCTGGCTGCTAGTCGCGATGACCGGCGGACTGGGATTACGTGGGCAGACATCGATACTGACCAGGAAATCCTGACAGTGCTTGGAAAAAGCCAGAAAGTCGAGAAAGCACCGTTGACTGACCGTCCTGTCGGGGCTCTCAGCCGCTGGCAGACGCTCTTAGACCCGCCTGCCGATACGTGGCCCGTGTTCCCTTCGTTCCATCTCGCCTCATTGCGAGAGGCCGCACAAAGCCAGCTTCAGGATCGCGGAGTCGATCCTGTGACGATTGATACAGTCACCGGCCTCAGCACAGCTGATCTCGTCGATGTCTTCCGCGAGCGAGACCTTACGCCACCGGCGCTAACCACTGAGGGCGGCCGGTACACGCTCAAGAAGCTCTCTCAAGAAGCTGCTGTGGATTGTTCAGCCGATTCAAAGGATTATCTGACGCTCCATGGCGCCCGCCGCGGTGTTGGGGAGGCATACTACGACGAGGCAGGATTCAGTGACGCACAACGCGTCCTCCGCCACGAGGATCCGTCAACGACGTCGAAGATGTACGCCCACAAGGAAGCCAGTGAACTGTCCGACGTCGGCAGCGATATCTTTTCATCAGAAGAGTAGCGTTCGTCTTGCCGTCTAGCGATCAGCGGAAGAATGGATAAACCACTTACTGCGATATCATCCCAGATTGTACCCCCACTCTTGGAGGACGTCAACGACATCGTCTGTGTGTTGAAGTCCGACCAATAACGCTGCTTCCCGGAGATCGGCTTTTCGAACGCTCTCTCCAAGCCGGGCCTCGATGAGGGATTTCTGTTTCCGCTGGACGTTCATCGTCTCTTCTTGGAGGTGAAGCTGGACCGTCTGGTCGCGGCCGTCAGTGATGCTATTTCGCCGGAGAACCCAGGGGATCTCTCTCGCTGAAGTGCTGTTCGTACCGCTTTCGACTGTATCGTCAGCTCCGGTCTCGATCTCCACTTCGGTGGATCGCTCCTCCGGGCTGCCGTCTTCATTACCTACGGTCTCCTCCTCGAACTCAGGCCCGCTGTCATCACTTTCCTCTTCCTCATCGTCCCATCCGTTGACAGTGCCTTCTTTGAATCCCCCCATCAGACAGTCACCTCCTCAGGATCATCCAATGCGCCTGGTTCAGGCGGCGACGGCGCAGTAATTCCGCCCTGCGTCTCAAGGAACCGAGCAATTTGGTCGAACTTGGCCAGTGTCTCAACCTCGTAATCTCGACGCCGACTCCGGTGCGTTCGTACGAATTCGAACGCACTACACTGGTGTCGCCAACAGCCCTCCATCATCGATGTCCGATCGCCGATAACCTCAGGCACCTCGAACGGCACCTCTTCGACGATCTCATTCTGGTCTTTCGTCCCCTTGAACTCAATCGGGACCGCACCGAGGACGCCGACGTCAATATTCAATTCATTCGCGAAGTTCGTCGCTAGCTCTTCTAAGCCCTCAACAGATGCTTCTCCCTTCGCCGACGGCTCGAAGGGAATGAGGAGGTTTCGCGTCGCGTATATCGCGTTATAGAGGTGATCCGACTCTGTTGCTGGCGGGTCACAGATGAGAACGTCATATCGGTCAGGGATATCGTTTTCAGCCAGCACACGCCGGAGCTGCGCGTAGATGTTGTACGCATCGCCAAAGTCCTCTGCGCGGCTCTTCTCGCGTACCAGGTGGTCCGAGAGGTCTGAGAGCGTATTGTGCTCCGGAATAATATCGATACCCTCTGCTGTTCGAATTAGATCGTTGAAATCGCCACCTGGATTATCGACGAGATGACGGACAAGACTGTCGGCGGACGAATCACTCCGATCGTCGTCGACATCAAAGAGCCGACTCAGATTCCCGTCTTGCGGGTCAAGCGGGATCACGAGTACATCCAGTCCAGCCCGGGCATGCGCACACGCGATGTTCGCTGTCAACGACGTTTTGCCAACGCCGCCAGCCTCGCTGTAGACCGTGTACGAGAGCATACCTTGAGATCAGAGACTAACCACATAAACGTACGTCAGACACATGTCTATGTATGTTTTCTGTCTTAGTTTGCTAAGATAGTTATCTAAGTTAGTGATCTAAGATGGAAGTATAAGATACATATCTGAGGTGGTTTCACAACACACCGGTCCAAGAGGCTCATCTCACTCTGGCAGTGGATATCGTCTTCTGACGCGATATTGAGCACTCTTGAGTGTCACTTCGAGCCTCCCGGTCTGGTCTTAATTGTACATGTGCCTCTCCAGCGTTGCGACAGGATACCACTACGCCAATAGACGGAGTTGACTCGCGTCACGTTGTGACTTACTGAACACCCTGGTCTCGCCGGGACACAATTAACATCAATGCCAGAGATGGTGTCCGGTAGTGAGCAACGACAACCACTCAGGGTTGGCGGCGGACCTCCAGACCCTCGACCGCACATGGCGGTCAATCATCTCTAGTCCTGTTGAGCCACGCTCAACGATGGATGTTATCGAGTACGGGCTTGGCGAACAACGGCGCGCCGAAGTGTATATAAACCGGCTTCTACGGTATCTCTTGGATCCGACGGAACCACACGGGATGGATGCTGACTTCTTGAACGCGTTTCTTCAGGGACTCCCAGACACAGCTGAGTTTGATGAGGATACGCTTGACCTCTCAGACGTGCGTGTCAAAGAACAGGTCCCAACCGAAGACAAAAGCGACCCAGACGCCTCAATCGGGTACGCTGATCTTGTCCTCGATATCCCAAACGAGTGGTTCCTCCTGGTTGAGTTGAAATTCTCGGCAGCAGAAACGGGGACGGAATTCTACAGCCGAGCGACGCACGTTGATGGTGTTGCTGTTGACGATTACGAGTCGGGCCAGTACTACCTCTTCGTCCATCAACAGGACCGCCCACAGGCCAGCAGCGACAGGTTTGCCAACCAAAGCTGGCAGACCTTCGTGAGCGATGTCCTCGAGGATTTTCTCGCTGAAAACGCACTCCGCTACCCGCAACGGACGACAACGCAACTTCACGACCTCAAAGACGATCTTCAATCCATTACGAACATGACCACTCACTCAGCTGCGGACCAAGAGAAAATCGCACTGTATCTCGAGCATGTGGACGCCATCGAAGATGTCCAAGCTGCGTTCGACGATGCTTGGGAGTCGTACGCTACAACCTGGGGGCGCGACGTGGCCCAGCTATTGGTCGACACCGAAGATGGGGTCCAACGGTTAGAGGGTGAGAATTATCCGGAGGTTCGTGTCTCTCGACCCGACGGCGATGACGAGCGGTGGATATTCCGAGCCAACGGCGGCGACTGGCAACACCTG from Halorubrum salinarum harbors:
- a CDS encoding transposase, coding for MPYTSQSCRTVFRRIAQRQYSEWPAYNSTPLYDRTSLAGLESDIRTVSETCFDHDSHDSIEEFVCTLPLAYFRFSAHDQYAGSTRYQMATLFRVFVLQECHGWEHETALVGYLRNHPELRDKLGFETIPYQSTLWRSWHERFTPDLRETVETAARTILIKAQNAGVAVPREPARKLRYHGNESGESDPNDQTTLEQAEKITGHVSRIVFPAFSLERGEGCEIHENAYWDLQTYLGLRERLAANEGARSFVYESTRDRTPLGHAHREHIRDLSVDQVREMYRQAITRLLNEVAETEQFFRAGIVAIDITEADPFTGDRTGYEDEIIGTKEKNDEYAYQWATVQLVGNAVPIVLDAQPVRKGEPRLEIVEDLLDSAEEMVHVDNVLMDREFDSQHVLEMLSQRGLSYVVPKRMQTSEKAQAKRLLQRDQDRYETDRKLHLGKNEWHETTLIYRRKEDSEHDDHRQYSVFMTNRGSGHLTEYGYRWEIESGYRSIKRFMAATTSKNFGLRFFYFAFACLLYSIWRAVDLLVQVELTGEYEHSSIVTADNTLTLLKKETGIG
- a CDS encoding PD-(D/E)XK nuclease family protein; its protein translation is MSNDNHSGLAADLQTLDRTWRSIISSPVEPRSTMDVIEYGLGEQRRAEVYINRLLRYLLDPTEPHGMDADFLNAFLQGLPDTAEFDEDTLDLSDVRVKEQVPTEDKSDPDASIGYADLVLDIPNEWFLLVELKFSAAETGTEFYSRATHVDGVAVDDYESGQYYLFVHQQDRPQASSDRFANQSWQTFVSDVLEDFLAENALRYPQRTTTQLHDLKDDLQSITNMTTHSAADQEKIALYLEHVDAIEDVQAAFDDAWESYATTWGRDVAQLLVDTEDGVQRLEGENYPEVRVSRPDGDDERWIFRANGGDWQHLFKYGWYKHETSFEDLADRADGSNDLRIGFYHRMERNRDLATRDYKLKFSFRNMGSNPTAFRDIYADQFYNHRGEFEELLADTEGLLTGNKLTLIEATYDIPVDSHEDYFDAYTAALREAFVDLVCTAPELIELMGETFEDAVAEYR
- a CDS encoding ParA family protein; its protein translation is MLSYTVYSEAGGVGKTSLTANIACAHARAGLDVLVIPLDPQDGNLSRLFDVDDDRSDSSADSLVRHLVDNPGGDFNDLIRTAEGIDIIPEHNTLSDLSDHLVREKSRAEDFGDAYNIYAQLRRVLAENDIPDRYDVLICDPPATESDHLYNAIYATRNLLIPFEPSAKGEASVEGLEELATNFANELNIDVGVLGAVPIEFKGTKDQNEIVEEVPFEVPEVIGDRTSMMEGCWRHQCSAFEFVRTHRSRRRDYEVETLAKFDQIARFLETQGGITAPSPPEPGALDDPEEVTV
- a CDS encoding tyrosine-type recombinase/integrase is translated as MAPPVDGPQPGEMTGDTPLDKPLPDFLDAKAKTIEETDSPDDEIHRSGNYVQALERVVPDWIEWMDRRGVTTLEALDSRHLARYAGHLTRRVNARRANGDAEGITPATAWNYYSLVSAYLHYCQQWEYIAENPADTDRAKDEMPDRPTTDSGQQQFWSQQQRETIVSYVDERAHDAIDADPRNREALTAARDRALVYVLGFSGVRGAEVLAASRDDRRTGITWADIDTDQEILTVLGKSQKVEKAPLTDRPVGALSRWQTLLDPPADTWPVFPSFHLASLREAAQSQLQDRGVDPVTIDTVTGLSTADLVDVFRERDLTPPALTTEGGRYTLKKLSQEAAVDCSADSKDYLTLHGARRGVGEAYYDEAGFSDAQRVLRHEDPSTTSKMYAHKEASELSDVGSDIFSSEE